The following are encoded together in the Planococcus antarcticus DSM 14505 genome:
- a CDS encoding type 1 glutamine amidotransferase domain-containing protein, whose translation MRLTGKKVLSFVHHEFEDLELWYPILRLREEGAQVELAGEEAGVDYIGKYGVPATSDLSYGEALAKEYDAILVPGGWAPDKIRRFPEVLELVCYMDDQKKPIGQICHAGWVLISANILKGRKVTSTPGIKDDMVNAGAEWLDKPVVVDGHLVSSQRPPDLPDYLREFIKVLEKD comes from the coding sequence ATGAGATTGACTGGAAAGAAAGTGCTAAGTTTTGTTCATCATGAATTCGAGGATCTGGAATTGTGGTATCCGATTTTAAGATTGCGTGAAGAAGGGGCCCAAGTAGAGCTTGCAGGAGAAGAGGCAGGCGTCGATTATATTGGCAAATATGGCGTTCCGGCGACTTCCGATTTATCCTACGGAGAAGCGCTCGCCAAGGAATACGATGCGATTCTTGTTCCAGGAGGGTGGGCGCCGGACAAAATCCGCCGGTTTCCCGAGGTTTTGGAGCTGGTCTGCTATATGGATGACCAGAAAAAGCCCATCGGCCAAATTTGCCACGCCGGCTGGGTGCTTATTTCCGCCAATATTTTAAAAGGCCGGAAAGTTACCAGTACGCCGGGGATAAAAGACGATATGGTCAACGCCGGCGCGGAGTGGCTGGATAAACCGGTAGTGGTCGATGGCCATCTAGTATCCAGCCAACGTCCACCTGATCTGCCGGATTATCTCCGGGAATTTATTAAAGTGCTGGAGAAGGATTAA